One window of Oryza brachyantha chromosome 12, ObraRS2, whole genome shotgun sequence genomic DNA carries:
- the LOC102708295 gene encoding thaumatin-like protein — protein MASPAASSSVLAVVLVATLAAGANAATFTITNRCSFTVWPAATPVGGGVQLNPGQTWTVNVPAGTSSGRVWGRTGCSFDGAGRGSCATGDCGGALSCSLSGRPPMTLAEFTLGGGGRQDFYNLSVIDGFNVGMSFSCSSGVGVTCRERSCGDAFQFPSDNSKVHACNGNSNYQVVFCP, from the coding sequence ATGGCGTCTCCGGCCGCCTCTTCGTcggtgctcgccgtcgtcctcgtggCGACCCTGGCGGCCGGGGCCAACGCGGCCACCTTCACCATCACCAACCGGTGCTCGTTCACGgtgtggccggcggcgacgccggtgggcggcggcgtgcagctGAACCCGGGGCAGACGTGGACCGTCAACGTGCCCGCCGGCACCAGCTCCGGCAGGGTGTGGGGCCGCACGGGGTGCAGCTtcgacggcgccggcaggGGAAGCTGCGCGACCGGCgactgcggcggcgcgctgtCGTGCAGCCTGTCCGGGAGGCCGCCGATGACGCTGGCGGAGTTCAcgctgggcggcggcggcaggcagGACTTCTACAACCTGTCGGTGATCGACGGGTTCAACGTGGGGATGAGCTTCTCCTGCAGCTCCGGCGTGGGCGTCACCTGCAGGGAGAGGAGCTGCGGCGACGCCTTCCAGTTCCCCAGCGACAACTCCAAGGTCCACGCCTGCAACGGCAACAGCAACTACCAAGTCGTCTTCTGCCCTTAG